One genomic region from Hyalangium ruber encodes:
- a CDS encoding PaaI family thioesterase → MNDKLKERLGHFGQGGYDASLVGMDVLEVEGGKARVRLPVGEAVQNLHGALHGGAVATLVDVVGTLAIMSADREGRPGVSTDLNVSWFSPAPGGSTVLVEATALKSGRTLAFVQVDVRRERDGVLVAQGRMTKFLG, encoded by the coding sequence ATGAATGACAAGCTGAAGGAGCGCCTGGGGCACTTCGGGCAGGGCGGGTATGACGCCTCGCTGGTGGGAATGGACGTGCTCGAGGTGGAGGGCGGCAAGGCCCGGGTTCGGCTGCCCGTCGGCGAGGCGGTGCAGAACCTCCACGGCGCGCTGCACGGCGGCGCGGTGGCCACGCTGGTGGACGTGGTGGGCACGCTGGCCATCATGAGCGCGGACCGGGAAGGCCGGCCCGGCGTGTCCACGGACCTCAACGTGTCCTGGTTCTCCCCGGCGCCGGGAGGTTCCACCGTGCTGGTGGAGGCCACCGCGCTCAAGTCCGGGCGCACCCTGGCCTTCGTTCAGGTGGACGTGCGACGCGAGCGCGATGGGGTGCTCGTCGCGCAGGGCCGGATGACCAAGTTCCTGGGCTGA
- a CDS encoding DUF7594 domain-containing protein, whose amino-acid sequence MNRGRVLGRGLMGLVALAMLAHCGGGGEADEQALTGVVEEEAQGLATTLTFGASADARVEASAPTQNLGSSSTLLADLSPQGESYLRFSVSGVSGAVTRATLRLYASDGTTDGPRVFLTSGSWSESGLTWNNRPALPASPLSDVGEIASGTWVEYDVTSAVSGNGEFHFALVPASSNGATFYSRESSQTALRPQLVVTLGTAMPASCLPRQERYPRTYSPLADTFVSQSEPDRSFGLDPALRVDGEPRMEAYLRYFVLNEGLSIADARLVLHASDSTSNGPALYRTQSGWSESMTWNTRPLLSGAPIGNLGAISAGSQVTYDLRSVVTSEGAYSFGLIPESGDGVVFSSLQDFEYSRGPKLEFTLQTDPYCSYRGSGGGLTHFLKRYGGGGFERLDAMASDASGGFVAAGLFGSASFPESEGFALARYTAEGQPQWTRVVATDDVRVRALAITPEGNILAAGNYEGTPDLGTGPLPAVPDGWDYAPGLFIAKFSPAGATVWVRAFSPRLADGSYRPVYPEAIATDAQGSLVLVGSFEGRMDLGGGPLVANPDNPSPPIFSTEAGFLAKFSWQGQHLWSRAFSTDNESHIARLSTVSTDAQGQIFVGGMAAARSNLGDGPLGERAAFVAKYSAAGGLLWKRVFSGARAWRMNVRAVGTSAVAFSGDLRGSFTFGGVTYHSEDSHTPESPFLDFAGTLSATGADAWIRPLPQIDLFQLSVGPEGAVTLIGSALGTFDLGGSTLGSPQTIGSLPFVVRYSATGAHLWSRTLDQDFAGPLLPVPTPDGGLVLGGTHVQPIEMDGYTLTSAGDMDLLYLRLQP is encoded by the coding sequence GTGAACCGTGGAAGGGTGCTGGGAAGAGGGCTGATGGGGCTGGTCGCGCTGGCAATGCTGGCCCACTGTGGCGGAGGTGGGGAAGCGGACGAGCAAGCCCTCACCGGGGTGGTGGAGGAGGAAGCACAGGGCCTTGCGACCACGCTCACCTTCGGCGCGAGCGCGGATGCCCGCGTGGAGGCTTCCGCGCCCACGCAGAACCTGGGCAGCTCGAGCACCCTGCTCGCGGATCTCTCCCCTCAAGGGGAGAGCTACCTGCGCTTCTCCGTCAGCGGCGTGAGCGGCGCGGTCACACGGGCGACGCTGCGGCTGTACGCCTCCGACGGCACCACGGACGGGCCTCGGGTGTTCCTCACGAGCGGGAGCTGGAGCGAGAGCGGCCTCACCTGGAACAACCGGCCCGCGCTGCCGGCCAGCCCGCTGAGTGACGTGGGGGAGATCGCCAGCGGCACCTGGGTGGAGTACGACGTGACGAGCGCGGTCAGCGGCAATGGCGAATTCCACTTCGCGCTCGTGCCCGCCTCGAGCAATGGCGCCACCTTCTACTCCCGCGAGAGCAGCCAGACGGCGCTGCGCCCCCAGCTCGTGGTGACGCTGGGGACAGCCATGCCCGCCAGCTGCCTGCCGCGCCAGGAGCGCTATCCGCGGACGTACTCCCCTCTCGCGGATACGTTCGTCTCCCAGAGCGAGCCTGACCGGAGCTTCGGCCTGGATCCGGCGCTGCGCGTGGATGGTGAGCCCCGCATGGAGGCCTACCTGCGCTACTTCGTCCTGAACGAGGGCCTGTCCATCGCCGACGCCCGACTGGTGCTCCATGCCTCGGACTCCACCTCGAACGGCCCGGCGCTCTACCGGACGCAGTCCGGCTGGAGCGAGAGCATGACCTGGAACACGCGCCCTCTCCTCTCCGGCGCTCCCATCGGCAACCTGGGTGCGATCAGCGCCGGCTCGCAGGTGACGTATGACTTGCGGAGCGTGGTGACGAGCGAGGGGGCCTACAGCTTCGGCCTCATTCCCGAGTCGGGCGATGGCGTGGTGTTCTCCTCGCTGCAGGACTTCGAGTACTCGCGCGGTCCCAAGCTGGAGTTCACGCTGCAGACGGATCCCTACTGCTCCTACCGGGGCTCGGGAGGCGGCCTCACTCACTTTCTGAAGCGGTATGGCGGCGGGGGCTTCGAGCGGCTGGATGCGATGGCCAGCGACGCCTCGGGCGGCTTCGTCGCGGCGGGGCTCTTCGGCTCCGCGAGCTTCCCCGAGAGCGAGGGCTTCGCGCTGGCGCGCTACACCGCGGAGGGCCAGCCCCAATGGACGCGTGTGGTGGCAACCGATGATGTCCGGGTCCGCGCGCTGGCCATCACACCGGAGGGCAACATCCTCGCGGCGGGCAACTACGAGGGCACTCCGGACCTGGGCACCGGGCCCCTGCCAGCGGTCCCGGATGGGTGGGACTACGCGCCGGGGCTCTTCATCGCCAAGTTCTCCCCCGCCGGGGCAACGGTCTGGGTGCGCGCCTTCTCCCCTCGCCTCGCGGACGGCAGCTATCGCCCCGTGTACCCCGAGGCGATCGCCACCGATGCCCAGGGCAGCCTCGTCCTCGTGGGCTCCTTCGAGGGGCGCATGGACCTGGGCGGAGGACCGCTCGTGGCGAACCCGGACAATCCCTCTCCGCCCATCTTCTCGACCGAGGCGGGCTTCCTGGCGAAGTTCTCCTGGCAGGGTCAGCACCTCTGGTCGCGGGCCTTCTCGACGGACAACGAGAGCCACATCGCCCGGCTGTCGACGGTGTCCACGGACGCGCAGGGGCAGATCTTCGTGGGCGGCATGGCCGCGGCCCGCTCGAACCTGGGAGATGGGCCACTGGGCGAACGCGCCGCCTTCGTGGCGAAATACAGCGCCGCGGGAGGCCTGCTCTGGAAGCGCGTCTTCAGCGGGGCCCGTGCCTGGCGGATGAACGTGCGCGCGGTGGGCACGAGCGCGGTCGCCTTCAGCGGGGACTTGCGAGGCAGCTTCACCTTCGGTGGCGTCACCTATCACAGCGAGGACTCGCACACGCCGGAGTCTCCCTTCCTGGACTTCGCCGGCACGCTGAGCGCCACGGGCGCGGACGCGTGGATCCGCCCGCTGCCCCAGATCGACCTCTTCCAGCTCTCCGTGGGTCCCGAGGGCGCGGTGACCCTCATCGGCTCGGCCCTGGGGACGTTCGACCTCGGAGGAAGCACCCTGGGTTCACCGCAGACGATCGGCTCCCTGCCCTTCGTGGTGCGCTACTCCGCGACGGGCGCTCACCTCTGGTCGCGGACGCTCGACCAGGACTTCGCGGGGCCGCTCCTTCCCGTCCCGACTCCCGATGGAGGGCTGGTGCTGGGAGGCACGCACGTCCAGCCCATCGAGATGGACGGGTACACACTCACCTCGGCGGGAGACATGGACCTGCTCTACCTGCGCCTCCAGCCCTGA
- a CDS encoding SDR family NAD(P)-dependent oxidoreductase translates to MDLGLTGKTALVTGSTAGIGLATAVGLAREGAHVVLNGRSEERVKRAREQLLQAVPGAKVSGVAADFASAQGAEAVTKAFPEVDVLVNNVGIFEPKAFEQIPDEDWLRFFEVNVMSGIRLSRFYFPKMRAKNWGRIIFVSSESAVQIPTEMIHYGMTKTAQVAVARGLAELTTGTGVTVNTVLPGPTFSEGVEQFVSDLGKTQGVDAKTAERDFFTHARPTSILKRFASSEEVANLIVYVSSQRSSATNGAALRVDGGVVRAIL, encoded by the coding sequence ATGGACTTGGGACTCACAGGGAAGACAGCGCTGGTGACGGGCTCGACGGCGGGCATTGGCCTGGCCACGGCCGTGGGGCTGGCACGCGAGGGAGCGCACGTCGTCCTCAACGGTCGCAGCGAGGAGCGGGTGAAGCGCGCCCGGGAACAGCTCCTCCAGGCTGTGCCCGGCGCGAAGGTGTCGGGCGTGGCGGCGGACTTCGCCTCCGCCCAGGGCGCCGAGGCGGTGACGAAGGCCTTCCCCGAGGTGGACGTGCTGGTGAACAACGTGGGCATCTTCGAGCCCAAGGCGTTCGAGCAGATCCCCGATGAGGACTGGCTGCGCTTCTTCGAGGTGAACGTGATGAGCGGAATCCGGCTCAGCCGCTTCTACTTCCCGAAGATGCGCGCGAAGAACTGGGGCCGCATCATCTTCGTCTCCAGCGAGTCGGCGGTGCAGATCCCCACGGAGATGATCCACTACGGCATGACGAAGACGGCGCAGGTGGCGGTGGCGCGCGGCCTCGCGGAGCTGACGACGGGCACGGGGGTGACGGTGAACACGGTGCTGCCGGGCCCCACGTTCTCCGAGGGCGTGGAGCAGTTCGTCTCCGACCTGGGCAAGACGCAGGGAGTGGACGCGAAGACGGCCGAGCGTGACTTCTTCACCCACGCGCGGCCCACCTCCATTCTCAAGCGCTTCGCCTCTTCGGAGGAGGTGGCGAACCTGATCGTCTACGTGAGCAGCCAGCGCTCCTCGGCCACCAACGGCGCCGCCCTGCGCGTGGACGGCGGCGTGGTGCGGGCCATCCTGTAG
- a CDS encoding sigma-54-dependent Fis family transcriptional regulator, with the protein MTRETEAKAGEEEEGHNGPSLNRTTTIPLPPSIQEPPASPTPTRRERIPRELLASVDAEPYREPKALRVHREGVPDLIVPLYPDRSYVFGRAPESTVVFPHDAVSRQHGRLSFREDHRWVYRDLNSRNHSFLGKVELPFEGDEREYFQAMSASQDWVVEPGNIILLGNGRSRITLLAEVPAGMVAGPRPRVGGSVAAVQLERSINICARHQLPVFILGRSGTGKTFIAREIHSRSRLDGNFVILNCGRLPQDASMLHSDLLGHVKGAFTGAAFSRVGKFYVANGGTLFLDEVEFLPPAAQDFLVDILEGTGSLAPLGASPDSREPPPRFRLISASKTPLQQTRLRPDLAQRLATGDVIVLPALEERREDIPNLVETFLHRLKTEQQYDAEFTSDAIAYLQQVDWPGEIRELEATVKAVVAREVAARAIDGVGSSRMMITLEAVKVYLSQRRMGFGASVAAPPARHSMALPAVRKRPGDLSEQEVRDAFDKHGGTKTRAAQELGIALNTFKGLMKKFGIE; encoded by the coding sequence ATGACGCGCGAGACCGAAGCAAAGGCGGGTGAGGAGGAAGAGGGCCACAACGGGCCCTCGCTCAACCGGACCACCACCATTCCCCTGCCGCCCTCCATCCAGGAGCCGCCGGCGAGCCCCACGCCGACGCGCCGGGAGCGGATACCTCGGGAGCTGCTCGCCAGCGTGGACGCGGAGCCCTACCGCGAGCCCAAGGCGCTGCGCGTCCACCGCGAGGGCGTGCCGGATCTGATCGTCCCGCTGTACCCGGATCGCTCCTATGTGTTCGGGCGGGCCCCGGAGTCCACGGTCGTCTTCCCGCATGACGCCGTCTCGCGCCAGCACGGGCGCCTGTCGTTCCGAGAGGACCATCGCTGGGTGTACCGGGATCTCAACTCGCGCAACCACAGCTTCCTGGGCAAGGTGGAGCTGCCGTTCGAGGGCGATGAGCGCGAGTACTTCCAGGCGATGAGCGCCTCGCAGGACTGGGTGGTCGAGCCGGGCAACATCATCCTGCTGGGCAACGGCCGCAGCCGCATCACCCTGCTGGCCGAGGTCCCCGCGGGGATGGTGGCGGGCCCACGCCCCCGGGTGGGTGGCTCGGTGGCGGCGGTCCAGTTGGAGCGCTCCATCAACATCTGCGCGCGCCACCAACTACCGGTCTTCATCCTCGGCAGGTCCGGCACGGGAAAGACGTTCATCGCCCGGGAGATCCACAGCCGCAGCCGGCTGGACGGCAACTTCGTCATCCTCAACTGCGGGCGGCTGCCGCAGGACGCGAGCATGCTGCACAGCGATCTGCTCGGGCATGTGAAGGGGGCCTTCACGGGCGCGGCCTTCTCACGGGTGGGCAAGTTCTACGTCGCCAATGGCGGCACGCTGTTCCTGGACGAGGTGGAGTTCCTGCCTCCCGCCGCGCAGGACTTCCTCGTCGACATCCTGGAGGGCACGGGCAGCCTGGCACCCCTGGGAGCATCTCCGGACTCGCGCGAGCCCCCGCCGCGCTTCCGGCTCATCTCGGCCTCGAAGACGCCCTTGCAGCAGACGCGGCTGCGGCCCGATCTGGCCCAGCGGCTCGCCACCGGGGATGTGATTGTCCTGCCGGCGCTGGAGGAGCGGCGGGAGGACATCCCCAATCTGGTGGAGACCTTCCTCCACCGCCTGAAGACCGAGCAGCAGTACGACGCGGAGTTCACCAGCGACGCGATCGCCTACCTGCAGCAGGTGGACTGGCCTGGGGAGATTCGCGAGCTGGAGGCCACGGTGAAGGCAGTGGTGGCGCGCGAGGTGGCGGCCCGGGCCATCGACGGCGTGGGCTCGTCCCGGATGATGATCACCCTGGAGGCCGTGAAGGTGTACCTGTCGCAGCGGCGCATGGGGTTTGGTGCCTCGGTGGCCGCGCCTCCGGCCCGGCATTCCATGGCGCTTCCCGCCGTGCGCAAGCGGCCTGGAGACTTGTCCGAGCAGGAGGTCCGAGACGCCTTCGACAAGCACGGCGGAACGAAGACACGGGCCGCGCAGGAGCTCGGCATCGCCCTCAACACCTTCAAGGGGCTGATGAAGAAGTTCGGCATCGAGTGA
- a CDS encoding metallophosphoesterase, producing the protein MSMWIGRILALVVVNLLGYLVLKRLWPGLLNARRVGVFLALTLLSLVAWTLLVALGLGPQGQVPGLTAPLKLFFVGWTVAAMIVAVFGLPFLLVRWWRGRRAPALAVDPVSGAVDLERRSLLVNAGRAVPFLAMGTSSAGIATGISGFEVLEVEVRMKDLPPALEGFRIGQITDVHVGTFISPEYVRQAVAAMNEAGVHLQVMTGDLIDDLTQLDETMEALAGCRAQHGMVAILGNHEYWRGIGPILEGYKGLEKRGAPVRLLVDASHVLEHGGQRLRVVGVDYPMRSRRVGSKAEGFRRSSETAFQGTSPEELVLCLTHHPSFFPYAAERGAHLTLAGHTHGGQVALLGMPLFWFAFEFMLGRYRWKDRHLYVSGGTGHWLPFRIGVPPEVTILTLRAA; encoded by the coding sequence ATGAGCATGTGGATCGGTCGAATTCTCGCCCTCGTGGTGGTGAACCTGCTGGGCTACCTGGTGCTGAAGCGGCTGTGGCCGGGGCTGCTCAACGCGCGGCGCGTGGGCGTGTTCCTGGCCCTGACACTCCTGTCGCTGGTGGCCTGGACCCTGCTCGTGGCGCTGGGGCTTGGGCCTCAAGGTCAGGTGCCCGGCCTGACCGCGCCGCTGAAGCTCTTCTTCGTGGGGTGGACCGTCGCGGCGATGATCGTTGCGGTGTTCGGGCTGCCCTTCCTGCTCGTGCGCTGGTGGCGGGGACGTCGCGCTCCCGCGCTGGCGGTGGACCCGGTCAGCGGCGCCGTGGACCTGGAACGCCGCAGCCTGCTCGTGAACGCGGGGCGCGCCGTCCCGTTCCTGGCCATGGGGACGAGCTCGGCGGGCATCGCCACCGGCATCTCCGGCTTCGAGGTCCTTGAAGTCGAGGTGCGGATGAAGGATCTGCCCCCCGCGCTGGAGGGCTTCCGGATCGGCCAGATCACCGACGTCCACGTGGGCACCTTCATCAGCCCGGAGTACGTCCGCCAGGCCGTGGCGGCGATGAACGAGGCTGGGGTACACCTGCAGGTGATGACGGGGGATCTGATCGATGATCTCACCCAGCTCGACGAGACGATGGAGGCGCTCGCCGGGTGCCGCGCGCAGCACGGGATGGTCGCCATCCTGGGCAACCACGAGTACTGGCGCGGCATCGGGCCCATCCTCGAAGGGTACAAGGGCCTCGAGAAGCGGGGGGCTCCGGTCCGCCTGCTGGTGGACGCCTCGCATGTCCTCGAGCACGGGGGGCAGCGGCTGCGAGTGGTAGGCGTGGACTACCCCATGAGGAGCCGACGCGTCGGCTCGAAGGCCGAGGGTTTCCGGCGCTCGTCGGAGACCGCCTTCCAGGGCACGTCTCCCGAGGAACTGGTGCTGTGCCTGACGCACCACCCCTCGTTCTTTCCGTACGCGGCGGAGCGGGGGGCCCACCTTACGCTGGCGGGCCACACCCACGGAGGGCAGGTGGCGCTGCTGGGCATGCCCCTGTTCTGGTTCGCCTTCGAGTTCATGCTCGGGCGCTACCGGTGGAAGGATCGTCACCTCTACGTCTCGGGCGGCACGGGGCACTGGCTCCCGTTCCGGATCGGCGTTCCCCCCGAGGTGACGATCCTCACGCTGCGCGCGGCGTAG
- a CDS encoding FHA domain-containing protein: MFTITVGLSGTRRTVKETLASREIFVGRSKKCQVVLPEETVSGVHCRLVAIEGGALVLDEGSTNGTWLNGLPVVRPMLVTAEDELRVGPYLLTVQSLIGGVQAARPKRNEEYPWPSEDSVDGEPIPSAPRPQTNEAPTDVQVPQALLFWRLLGFQEGATLEEARAAYQTLAAQHHPDRVAQLNPQLRAEAEQRLREIEFAWQYIQRLCQKAQQEREAAA; the protein is encoded by the coding sequence GTGTTCACCATCACGGTGGGGTTGAGCGGGACGCGACGGACGGTGAAGGAGACGCTGGCGAGTCGGGAGATCTTCGTTGGCCGCTCCAAGAAGTGCCAGGTGGTGCTGCCGGAGGAGACCGTGTCCGGCGTGCATTGCCGGCTGGTCGCCATCGAGGGCGGCGCGCTCGTGCTGGATGAGGGCTCCACCAACGGCACCTGGCTCAACGGCCTGCCGGTGGTGCGGCCCATGCTGGTGACCGCGGAGGACGAGCTGCGCGTGGGCCCCTACCTGCTGACGGTCCAGTCCCTCATCGGGGGAGTGCAGGCCGCCCGCCCGAAGCGCAACGAGGAGTACCCGTGGCCCAGCGAGGACTCCGTGGACGGCGAGCCGATTCCTTCCGCGCCACGTCCCCAGACGAACGAGGCCCCCACGGATGTGCAGGTCCCTCAGGCGCTGCTCTTCTGGCGGCTCCTGGGCTTCCAGGAGGGCGCCACGCTGGAGGAGGCCCGCGCCGCGTACCAGACGCTGGCCGCGCAGCACCACCCGGACCGGGTGGCCCAGCTCAACCCCCAGCTGCGCGCCGAAGCCGAGCAGCGCCTGCGGGAGATCGAGTTCGCCTGGCAGTACATCCAGCGGCTCTGCCAGAAGGCCCAGCAGGAGCGCGAGGCCGCCGCCTGA